Genomic window (Primulina eburnea isolate SZY01 chromosome 8, ASM2296580v1, whole genome shotgun sequence):
ACGCTGCCTAACACTCTCGTAATGGGAATCCCTTTATTGAAAGGAATGTATGGTGATTACTCAGGGAGTTTAATGGTTCAAATTGTTGTGTTACAGTGCATAATCTGGTACACTTTGATGCTGTTTCTGTTCGAGTATAGAGGAGCAAGGATGCTCATTTCAGAGCAGTTTCCCGACACTGCAGGCTCCATTATTTCGTTCAGAGTTGATTCTGATATAATTTCTTTGGATGGGAAAGAGCCTTTGCAGACTGAGGCAGAGGTCGGAGAAGATGGGAAGATTCATGTTACTGTGAGGAAATCAACCAGTTCGAGATCGGATATTTTTTCAAGGAGATCCCATGGTGGCCCACATTCTGGTGTTTCTTTAACTCCAAGACCGTCTAACTTAACCAATGCTGAGATTTACTCTCTGCAATCTTCAAGAAATCCTACTCCCAGGGGCTCGAGTTTTAACCACACTGATTTTTACTCAATGGTGAATGGTAAGAATAGTAGTCCAAGACAATCGAATTTTGGGAACTTGGGTGGTTTTGATGAGGAGAGTGGATATGTGAATCAAGGTAAAAGTAATGGAGGGTATCCTGCTCCCGCCAGCGCCGGAATATTCTCTCCGGCTGCGGCCGGAGGTGGATGCAAGAAGAAGGCTAATGGGGTTGAGGGTGGTGGTGGAAAAGATCTTCACATGTTTGTGTGGAGTTCAAGTGCTTCACCTGTTTCTGAAGGAGGGATTCATGTTTTTAGAGGAGGTGATTATGGAAACGAACTTAATGTTGGAGCTCAtcccaaaggtataatttttctgaaataaatatttggACCCTTTTTTTTGTCAGATTACTACAGTTGAATCTTCAGTTTACATTAATTTCTTGGATTTGAAAATGAAACAGTGCATGAAATGTAATGTTTCTTGTTGGAACTATATTGAGTACATTTTTTATGCAACTAACTGCTTGTCATTTAGGAAGACATGCTCTTGTGTTTCTATTTCTATTATTAGCTTTTGGTTGTATTTCCTTCTAGGATGCGCATTCTGTTCTTTGTTTGTCAACAAAACTGCAACACCCCTCAAATTTTGGTTTATTTGTCTTCTATTATCACATGCTttccattattttttttatattataaattttttgttgtgatttttattttcatgaATATCATCTGCAGACAAGCCTTAGTAGTACCAAACTAGTTCGCATTGAACCGTTTTGATGCACGTGTTTGTTGATGTAGATTATGACGATTTTGGCCGGGATGAATTTAGTTTTGGGAACAAACGTGGTCCAAATGGTCCTGATCATGAAGGGCCTGTTCTTTCCAAGCTTGGTTCCAGCTCCACTGTTGAGCTTAACCCAAAGACGATTGTGGATGTGAAGCCAACTGCGATGCCGCCAGCCAATGTGATGACAAGGCTCATACTGATCATGGTTTGGCGAAAACTCATTCGGAATCCCAACACGTATTCGAGCCTCTTTGGCCTCTCTTGGTCTTTGGTCTCATTCAAGTATATGCACGAACATCCTTTGTTTATGTTGGTTAAGCCAGAAGTATTTCATGATAAGAAAAATTATAATCTTGCACATAGAAATATACTTGTATAGATCTATATTAGCGGGAGTGGTCGCCACACCACTCGGCCTGGCCCCGCCCCCTTCTGGCAACACCACCTGTTTTTATATGCTCTTGTTTTAGTTGTAAAACACTTGAAAATTTGTGATTCTTGCAGGTGGCACGTTGAGATGCCCGCGATAATTGCAAAGTCGATCTCCATTTTATCTGATGCTGGTCT
Coding sequences:
- the LOC140839488 gene encoding probable auxin efflux carrier component 1b translates to MITITDLYHVLTAVVPLYVAMILAYGSVKWWKIFTPDQCSGINRFVALFAVPLLSFHFIASNNPYEMNYRFIGADSLQKIIVLSVLAVWSRTSARGSLEWSITLFSVSTLPNTLVMGIPLLKGMYGDYSGSLMVQIVVLQCIIWYTLMLFLFEYRGARMLISEQFPDTAGSIISFRVDSDIISLDGKEPLQTEAEVGEDGKIHVTVRKSTSSRSDIFSRRSHGGPHSGVSLTPRPSNLTNAEIYSLQSSRNPTPRGSSFNHTDFYSMVNGKNSSPRQSNFGNLGGFDEESGYVNQGKSNGGYPAPASAGIFSPAAAGGGCKKKANGVEGGGGKDLHMFVWSSSASPVSEGGIHVFRGGDYGNELNVGAHPKDYDDFGRDEFSFGNKRGPNGPDHEGPVLSKLGSSSTVELNPKTIVDVKPTAMPPANVMTRLILIMVWRKLIRNPNTYSSLFGLSWSLVSFKWHVEMPAIIAKSISILSDAGLGMAMFSLGLFMALQPRMIACGKSVAAFSMAIRFLTGPAVMAAASIAVGLRGVLLHIAIVQAALPQGIVPFVFAKEYNVHPDILSTGVIFGMLIALPITLVYYVLLGL